The Streptomyces sp. NBC_00691 genome has a segment encoding these proteins:
- a CDS encoding ATP-binding protein: MPVPETIAQPRSGAETDTGPGRPQTVTEVLRPHAEHAFADELAALAAADDRPRPARWRLSPWAVATYLLGGTLPDGTVITPKYVGPRRIVEVAVTTLATDRALLLLGVPGTAKTWVSEHLAAAVSGDSTLLVQGTAGTPEEAVRYGWNYARLLAEGPSRDALVPSPVMRAMARGMTARVEELTRIPADVQDTLITILSEKTLPLPELGQEVQAVPGFNLIATANDRDRGVNELSSALRRRFNTVVLPLPATPEAEVDIVARRVEQLGRSLALPAVPDGVDEIRRVVTVFRELRDGVTTDGRTRVKSPSGTLSTAEAISVVTGGLALAAHFGDGVLRPADIAAGILGAVVRDPAADRVVWQEYLETVVRERDGWKDFYRACREVS, from the coding sequence ATGCCCGTGCCCGAAACCATCGCGCAGCCCCGTTCCGGTGCCGAGACGGACACCGGACCGGGGCGGCCGCAGACCGTGACCGAGGTCCTGCGGCCGCACGCCGAGCACGCCTTCGCCGACGAACTCGCCGCGCTCGCCGCCGCCGACGACCGGCCTCGACCCGCCCGCTGGCGCCTCTCGCCCTGGGCCGTCGCCACCTATCTCCTCGGCGGCACACTCCCCGACGGGACGGTGATCACACCCAAGTACGTGGGCCCGCGCCGCATCGTCGAGGTCGCCGTCACCACCCTCGCCACCGACCGGGCGCTGCTCCTGCTCGGTGTGCCCGGCACCGCCAAGACCTGGGTCTCCGAGCATCTCGCCGCCGCCGTCAGCGGCGACTCGACCCTCCTCGTCCAGGGCACCGCCGGCACCCCCGAGGAAGCCGTCCGGTACGGCTGGAACTACGCCCGGCTGCTCGCCGAAGGCCCCAGCCGGGACGCCCTCGTGCCGAGCCCCGTGATGCGGGCGATGGCGCGGGGCATGACCGCGCGCGTGGAGGAACTCACCCGTATCCCCGCCGACGTGCAGGACACACTCATCACGATCCTGTCCGAGAAGACCCTCCCCCTCCCCGAGCTGGGCCAGGAGGTGCAGGCCGTCCCCGGCTTCAACCTGATCGCCACGGCCAACGACCGGGACCGGGGCGTCAACGAACTCTCCAGCGCGCTGCGCCGCCGCTTCAACACGGTGGTCCTGCCGCTGCCCGCGACCCCCGAGGCCGAGGTCGACATCGTCGCCCGCCGCGTCGAGCAGCTCGGGCGCTCCCTCGCCCTGCCCGCCGTCCCGGACGGCGTCGACGAGATCCGCCGGGTCGTCACCGTCTTCCGCGAACTGCGGGACGGGGTCACCACCGACGGCCGGACACGGGTCAAGTCCCCCTCGGGGACGCTCTCCACGGCCGAGGCGATCTCCGTCGTCACCGGCGGCCTCGCGCTCGCCGCCCACTTCGGCGACGGGGTGCTCCGCCCCGCGGACATCGCGGCGGGCATCCTCGGCGCGGTCGTCCGCGACCCGGCGGCCGACCGGGTCGTCTGGCAGGAGTACCTGGAGACGGTGGTCAGGGAGAGAGACGGCTGGAAGGACTTCTACCGTGCCTGCCGCGAGGTGAGCTGA
- a CDS encoding SWIM zinc finger family protein: MNAMGVRWTAEQVLALAPDDASRRAGSRLGTAGPWSGRGSGEGAVWGLCKGSGRVPYRTVVDTTGPAYLCECPSRALPCKHALGLLLLQASDGTDGGESGETVAPDWAGPWLAARRERAGSADARSGSGSAGGPADPEAARRRAERRAARITAGAEELEQRLADLLRGGLAAAEQRGYGLWEETAARMVDAQAPGLAGRVRELGAIPGSGPGWPVRLLEECALTHLLDRAWLTADRLPAPFATTVRTRVGLSGAVGGVPVRDHWLVLAQYDAADARLTTRRIWLHGTTSGRTAFLLSYGAAGRAPGLALPVGAVLDGELTPHEGSGRLRAEPGERFVPVEGPAAPPPGGPVGSALDAYGRALREDPWLNSWPVTLSGVVPARAEYGWQLADADGREALPLTSAAQSRPGLWRLVALSGGAPVTVFGECGHRGFTPLAAWSRETPGETVPLI; encoded by the coding sequence ATGAATGCCATGGGGGTGCGCTGGACGGCTGAGCAGGTGCTGGCACTGGCTCCTGACGACGCGTCGCGCAGAGCGGGGAGCAGGCTCGGCACGGCCGGACCGTGGTCGGGCAGAGGCAGCGGCGAGGGCGCCGTCTGGGGTCTGTGCAAGGGCAGCGGCCGCGTGCCGTACCGGACGGTGGTCGACACGACGGGGCCCGCCTACCTGTGCGAGTGCCCGAGCCGCGCGCTCCCGTGCAAGCACGCGCTCGGGCTGCTGCTGCTCCAGGCCTCGGACGGGACGGACGGCGGGGAGAGCGGGGAGACCGTCGCGCCCGACTGGGCCGGGCCGTGGCTCGCGGCGCGCCGCGAGCGGGCCGGGAGCGCGGACGCGAGGTCGGGGTCCGGATCCGCCGGGGGCCCGGCCGATCCGGAGGCGGCGCGCCGCAGGGCCGAGCGGAGAGCCGCCCGGATCACCGCGGGCGCCGAGGAGTTGGAGCAGCGGCTCGCCGACCTGCTGCGCGGCGGCCTGGCGGCGGCGGAGCAGCGGGGGTACGGACTGTGGGAGGAGACGGCGGCCCGGATGGTGGACGCGCAGGCGCCGGGACTCGCTGGCCGGGTGCGGGAGTTGGGGGCGATACCGGGCTCCGGACCCGGCTGGCCGGTGCGGCTCCTGGAGGAGTGCGCGCTGACCCACCTCCTCGACCGCGCCTGGCTCACCGCCGACCGGCTGCCCGCCCCCTTCGCCACGACCGTACGGACCCGGGTCGGCCTCTCCGGCGCGGTCGGCGGCGTCCCGGTGCGCGACCACTGGCTGGTGCTCGCGCAGTACGACGCGGCCGACGCCCGGCTGACCACCCGGCGCATCTGGTTGCACGGCACGACGAGCGGGCGCACCGCGTTCCTGCTGTCCTACGGCGCCGCGGGGAGAGCCCCCGGGCTGGCGCTCCCGGTGGGCGCCGTGCTCGACGGCGAGCTGACCCCGCACGAGGGCTCGGGCCGGCTGCGCGCGGAGCCCGGCGAGCGGTTCGTCCCGGTCGAGGGTCCCGCCGCCCCGCCGCCGGGCGGCCCGGTGGGCTCGGCCCTCGACGCGTACGGCCGCGCGCTGCGCGAGGACCCGTGGCTGAACTCCTGGCCCGTGACGCTGAGCGGGGTCGTCCCCGCGCGCGCGGAGTACGGCTGGCAGCTCGCCGACGCGGACGGCCGCGAGGCGCTGCCGCTGACCTCCGCAGCCCAGTCCCGTCCCGGGCTCTGGCGCCTGGTCGCCCTGTCCGGCGGGGCCCCGGTGACCGTCTTCGGGGAGTGCGGGCACCGGGGGTTCACCCCACTCGCCGCCTGGTCCCGGGAGACCCCGGGAGAAACGGTCCCTCTCATATGA